The following proteins are co-located in the Deinococcus metallilatus genome:
- a CDS encoding valine--tRNA ligase has protein sequence MTDTPTTDTATPDLPQEAASAVALDKAFDPAAIEPAWAARWRNEPFRADASSGKPPFTIVIPPPNVTGNLHLGHALDNTLIDTLIRYKRMAGFEALYLPGTDHAGISTQVVVERQLREQGVSRHMLGREKFLDQVWEWKAESGGIILNQLTRLGVSADWTRERFTMDEGLSKAVRYQFVKLYHEGLAYRGERIVNWDPASQTTLSDLEIDREVRKGKMYTLSYKLEDASTPASNGAPGEIRIATVRPETIFADQAIAVHPEDGRFQHLIGKKARIPLTDRLIPIIADEAVEREFGVGALKITPAHDPTDFEVGERHGLARPSVIDLQGHLTSDLVPEQFRGLERFAARKAVVKALTESGDLIEEQDHDTAIGLSERTKVPVEPIVSTQWFVHVKPMAERVLAGLDAGEITLTPERYGKVNRDWLENIRDWNISRQLWWGHQIPAWYDEEGNVYVPDPGNPDLDCDQDPRYAHLNLRRDPDVFDTWFSSNLWPFSTLGWPDTDCEDYRKFYPTQVLVTGYDILFFWVARMEMAGYAMTGQAPFSTVMLHGLYLDAKGQKMSKSKGNGIDPLELFDQYGVDACRFAFTSLATGGQDIRHDPRRFEQGRNFANKLWNAARFALLRLAEAAPGLTGEDDLTRYVRSAVNAADHPPLRSGEVLAQLSTRGDLTLADRWIISRLNAVTAEVSAQLDEYDIGAAIRTLYAFTWDEFCDWYIEAAKPALAAGQLGTLATLKATLEHILKLLHPFMPFITSELYASLGHRRQLALHTWPQFGARLHDEGATRAFDALRAAVSAARSLKNELGLSPQDRLNVAVEGDLAGIVQENARVVESIARVTLVPALEGRTLSAVEQGVTVRAPLEGTVDIADWLGKQKKRLAELDKQIKQAQGKLGNAGFVARAPAEVVEEERRRVQDFGAQKERLEAVLAQF, from the coding sequence ATGACGGACACACCCACGACCGACACGGCCACGCCCGATCTCCCGCAGGAGGCCGCCAGCGCGGTGGCCCTCGACAAGGCCTTCGACCCCGCCGCCATCGAACCCGCCTGGGCGGCCCGCTGGCGCAATGAGCCGTTCCGCGCCGACGCGAGCAGCGGCAAGCCGCCCTTCACCATCGTGATTCCGCCGCCCAACGTGACCGGCAACCTGCACCTGGGGCACGCGCTGGACAACACGCTGATCGACACCCTGATCCGTTACAAGCGCATGGCGGGCTTCGAGGCGCTGTACCTGCCCGGCACCGACCACGCGGGCATCAGCACGCAGGTGGTGGTGGAGCGGCAACTCCGCGAGCAGGGCGTGTCCCGCCACATGCTGGGCCGCGAGAAGTTTCTGGATCAGGTCTGGGAGTGGAAGGCCGAGTCCGGCGGCATCATCCTGAACCAGCTCACCCGCCTGGGCGTGAGCGCCGACTGGACCCGCGAGCGGTTCACGATGGACGAGGGCCTCTCCAAAGCCGTGCGCTACCAGTTCGTGAAGCTGTACCACGAGGGCCTGGCCTACCGGGGCGAGCGCATCGTGAACTGGGACCCGGCCTCGCAGACCACCCTCTCTGACCTGGAGATCGACCGCGAGGTCCGCAAGGGCAAGATGTATACCCTCTCGTACAAGCTGGAGGACGCCAGCACCCCGGCCAGCAACGGCGCGCCGGGCGAGATTCGCATCGCCACCGTGCGGCCCGAAACCATCTTCGCGGACCAGGCGATTGCCGTGCATCCCGAGGACGGGCGTTTCCAGCATCTGATCGGCAAAAAGGCGCGTATTCCCCTCACCGACCGCCTCATTCCGATCATTGCCGACGAGGCGGTGGAACGGGAGTTCGGCGTGGGCGCCCTGAAGATCACGCCCGCCCACGACCCGACCGACTTCGAGGTGGGTGAGCGGCACGGCCTCGCGCGCCCCAGCGTGATCGACCTGCAAGGCCACCTCACGTCCGACCTCGTGCCGGAACAGTTCCGGGGCCTGGAACGCTTCGCCGCGCGCAAGGCGGTGGTGAAGGCGCTGACCGAATCCGGCGATCTGATCGAGGAACAGGACCACGACACCGCCATCGGCCTCAGCGAGCGGACGAAGGTGCCGGTGGAACCCATCGTGAGTACGCAGTGGTTCGTCCACGTGAAGCCGATGGCCGAGCGCGTGCTGGCGGGGCTGGACGCGGGCGAGATCACGCTGACGCCGGAGCGGTATGGCAAGGTCAACCGCGACTGGCTGGAGAATATCCGCGACTGGAACATCTCGCGCCAGCTCTGGTGGGGCCACCAGATTCCCGCGTGGTACGACGAGGAGGGGAACGTCTACGTGCCCGACCCGGGCAACCCCGACCTCGACTGCGACCAGGACCCCCGCTACGCGCATCTGAACCTGCGGCGTGACCCGGACGTGTTCGATACCTGGTTCTCCTCGAATCTGTGGCCCTTCTCGACGCTGGGCTGGCCCGACACCGACTGCGAGGACTACCGCAAGTTCTACCCGACGCAGGTGCTGGTGACCGGCTACGACATCCTGTTCTTCTGGGTGGCGCGCATGGAGATGGCCGGATACGCGATGACCGGACAGGCCCCCTTCAGCACAGTGATGCTGCACGGCCTGTACCTCGACGCCAAGGGCCAGAAGATGTCCAAGAGCAAGGGGAACGGCATCGATCCCCTCGAACTCTTCGACCAGTATGGCGTGGACGCCTGCCGCTTCGCCTTTACCAGCCTGGCGACGGGTGGGCAGGACATCCGGCACGACCCCCGGCGCTTCGAGCAGGGGCGCAACTTTGCCAACAAGCTCTGGAACGCGGCCCGTTTCGCGCTGCTGCGCCTCGCGGAAGCCGCGCCGGGGCTCACGGGCGAGGACGACCTGACCCGCTATGTCCGCAGCGCCGTGAACGCGGCCGATCACCCACCCCTGCGGAGCGGTGAGGTTCTCGCCCAGCTTTCCACGCGGGGGGACCTCACGCTGGCCGACCGCTGGATCATCAGCCGCCTGAACGCGGTGACGGCGGAGGTGAGCGCGCAGCTCGACGAGTACGACATCGGCGCGGCGATTCGCACGCTGTACGCCTTCACCTGGGACGAGTTCTGCGACTGGTACATCGAGGCGGCCAAACCCGCCCTCGCCGCCGGACAACTGGGCACGCTCGCCACCCTCAAGGCCACGTTGGAGCACATCCTCAAGCTGCTGCACCCCTTCATGCCCTTCATCACCTCCGAGCTGTACGCCTCGCTGGGCCACCGCCGCCAGCTCGCGCTGCACACCTGGCCGCAGTTTGGCGCCAGGCTGCACGACGAGGGGGCCACCCGCGCCTTCGATGCCCTGCGCGCCGCCGTGAGCGCCGCCCGCAGCCTGAAGAACGAACTGGGCCTGTCGCCGCAGGACCGCCTGAACGTGGCCGTGGAGGGCGATCTGGCGGGCATCGTGCAGGAAAACGCCCGCGTGGTCGAGAGCATCGCCCGCGTGACGCTGGTGCCCGCGCTCGAAGGCCGCACCCTCTCTGCCGTCGAGCAGGGCGTGACCGTGCGCGCGCCGCTGGAAGGCACCGTGGACATCGCGGACTGGCTGGGCAAGCAGAAAAAGCGCCTCGCGGAACTCGACAAGCAGATCAAGCAGGCGCAGGGCAAGCTCGGCAACGCCGGGTTCGTGGCCCGCGCCCCCGCCGAGGTGGTGGAAGAAGAACGCCGCCGGGTGCAGGACTTCGGGGCGCAGAAGGAGCGGCTGGAGGCGGTGCTGGCGCAGTTCTGA
- a CDS encoding NUDIX hydrolase: protein MVTFYSSQAEARADAAQRGLREKVVCVVVDGPRVLVFEHEDAPEAGMQLPAGGVEPGETPAEAAVRELREESGLNLSGPQHVISYRWEAQLPERFTRQVCHAFAFASPSHLPTTWNRQADGHPFAFRWARLEQPGLDWEMDAALPYLTTTSPA, encoded by the coding sequence ATGGTAACGTTCTACAGCAGTCAGGCGGAAGCGCGGGCCGACGCGGCGCAGCGGGGGCTGCGGGAAAAGGTCGTCTGCGTCGTTGTGGACGGCCCACGGGTACTGGTCTTTGAACATGAGGACGCGCCGGAGGCAGGCATGCAGCTTCCGGCGGGAGGCGTCGAGCCGGGGGAAACGCCCGCCGAAGCCGCCGTCCGTGAACTGCGCGAGGAATCCGGCCTGAACCTCAGCGGTCCCCAGCATGTCATCTCGTACCGCTGGGAAGCGCAACTGCCTGAGCGGTTCACGCGGCAGGTCTGCCACGCTTTTGCCTTCGCCAGCCCATCCCACCTGCCCACCACCTGGAACAGGCAGGCGGACGGCCACCCGTTCGCGTTCCGCTGGGCCAGGCTGGAGCAACCCGGCCTCGACTGGGAGATGGACGCCGCTTTACCGTACCTGACTACGACTTCCCCGGCTTGA
- a CDS encoding DUF4388 domain-containing protein yields MVRGDLAVFPFMPVMQMLLSSGRAGRLSVAHARGGELWFEPGEIVHARVGALSGDAALQVLSSLDGGQFAFAPDVVPGERTLALRRDAALRRLIEEGDAWGGLLRVFPDWNRPLRFTARWTEAQPVTRPQYVALSLIPEGLPLKTLLERTGQPPRATLETLRPFVTAGLVEVG; encoded by the coding sequence ATGGTGCGCGGTGATCTGGCGGTCTTCCCCTTTATGCCTGTCATGCAGATGCTGCTCTCCAGTGGGCGGGCGGGTCGGCTGAGCGTGGCCCACGCGCGGGGGGGCGAGCTGTGGTTCGAGCCGGGCGAGATCGTTCACGCGCGGGTGGGGGCGCTGAGCGGGGACGCGGCGCTGCAAGTGCTGAGCAGCCTGGACGGCGGGCAATTCGCGTTCGCGCCGGACGTGGTGCCCGGCGAGCGGACGCTGGCGCTGCGGCGGGACGCGGCCCTGCGCCGCCTGATCGAGGAAGGTGACGCCTGGGGCGGCCTGCTGCGGGTGTTCCCCGACTGGAACCGCCCCCTGCGCTTCACCGCCCGCTGGACCGAGGCGCAACCCGTGACCCGCCCGCAGTACGTGGCCCTCAGCCTGATTCCCGAGGGCCTGCCGCTCAAGACGCTGCTGGAACGCACCGGCCAGCCGCCGCGCGCCACGCTCGAAACGCTGCGGCCCTTCGTGACGGCGGGGCTGGTCGAGGTGGGCTGA
- a CDS encoding NAD(P)/FAD-dependent oxidoreductase, translating into MKTLILGAGYAGLAVATKLKPTPGLEALLVEQNSFHTFETRLHEAAAHNTPVTLPLAPLLRGTGVHLEQAQVEGVNLDEREVTLKDGRVLTYDKLVVGLGSVTNFYRIPGLAENAAELKQLSDADEIFNFINRVYSGDYQGHRDIVVGGAGLTGVELVTELAQRSEVLSRERGLPPVQIYLVEAGPKILPVLDDALRAKAEKTLRDYGIHILVGHRITGATADSVTVQTAEGQQQVIPAGKIIWTGGIQARDIVKGEHLEKGPGGRIAVDEYLRAKNYPDVFVIGDMALALNQEGKPVPTTAQHAGQQGRLTGKNLMRLAKGEPLEPYEPSTLGEFVSLGGLMAVGWMKLPWNQKLAITGGLAHVMKRASEWRWRASIE; encoded by the coding sequence ATGAAGACCCTCATCCTCGGTGCTGGCTACGCGGGCCTCGCGGTGGCCACCAAACTGAAACCCACGCCCGGGCTGGAAGCCCTGCTGGTCGAGCAGAACAGCTTCCATACCTTCGAAACCCGCCTGCACGAGGCCGCCGCGCACAACACGCCGGTGACCCTGCCCCTCGCGCCGCTGCTGCGCGGCACCGGCGTGCACCTGGAGCAGGCCCAGGTCGAGGGCGTCAACCTCGACGAGCGCGAGGTCACCCTCAAAGATGGCCGGGTCCTCACCTACGACAAGCTGGTCGTGGGCCTCGGCTCGGTCACCAACTTCTACCGCATTCCCGGTCTGGCCGAGAACGCCGCCGAACTCAAGCAGCTCAGCGACGCCGACGAGATCTTCAACTTCATCAACCGCGTCTACAGCGGGGACTACCAGGGCCACCGCGACATCGTGGTGGGGGGCGCGGGCCTGACCGGCGTGGAACTGGTCACCGAACTCGCGCAGCGTTCCGAAGTGCTCAGCCGGGAGCGCGGCCTGCCGCCGGTCCAGATCTACCTGGTCGAAGCCGGTCCCAAGATTCTGCCGGTCCTCGACGACGCGCTGCGCGCCAAGGCCGAGAAGACCCTGCGCGACTACGGCATCCACATCCTGGTGGGCCACCGCATCACGGGTGCCACCGCCGACAGCGTGACCGTGCAGACCGCTGAAGGCCAGCAGCAGGTCATTCCCGCCGGGAAGATCATCTGGACGGGCGGCATCCAGGCCCGCGACATCGTGAAGGGCGAGCACCTGGAAAAAGGCCCCGGTGGGCGCATCGCGGTGGACGAGTACCTACGTGCCAAGAACTACCCCGACGTGTTCGTGATCGGTGACATGGCCCTGGCGCTGAACCAGGAAGGCAAGCCGGTGCCCACCACCGCCCAGCACGCCGGGCAGCAGGGCCGCCTGACCGGCAAGAACCTGATGCGTCTGGCCAAGGGCGAGCCGCTGGAACCCTACGAGCCGTCCACCCTGGGCGAGTTCGTCAGCTTGGGCGGCCTGATGGCGGTCGGCTGGATGAAGCTCCCCTGGAACCAGAAGCTCGCCATCACTGGCGGCCTCGCCCACGTGATGAAGCGCGCCTCGGAATGGCGCTGGCGGGCCAGCATTGAGTGA